Proteins found in one Methylophilaceae bacterium genomic segment:
- a CDS encoding phytanoyl-CoA dioxygenase family protein, protein MSNQALLSERQIEAFNNDGYLILPNFYELSEISDIQKGVYEIIGIIANKYDINICRLPFSASTFDNGYMEIIKINRAYGGEIYDAVKQIPAFIRLVSAQKNEDVFKSLRPQSCPGVAAAGYGLRINNPFEEKFRANWHQEYPAQLRSLDGLVFWSPLVSVTKELGPVTICPESHKEGPIAVYTNDPKHKERTGAYSLVLENESALIDKYNQIAPLSKPTDLIVIDFLLLHASGFNKSDRALWSMQFRYFNYLEKTGLSHGWKGGFASGVDFRDIHPELCINEESK, encoded by the coding sequence ATGAGTAATCAAGCCTTGTTAAGTGAGCGTCAGATTGAAGCATTCAATAACGATGGATATCTTATATTACCGAATTTTTATGAATTGAGTGAAATAAGCGATATTCAAAAAGGTGTTTATGAAATTATAGGTATTATTGCAAATAAATATGACATCAATATTTGCAGACTACCATTTTCGGCATCAACGTTTGACAATGGATACATGGAAATTATCAAAATAAACAGGGCCTATGGAGGGGAAATTTATGATGCTGTCAAACAGATTCCTGCTTTTATTCGTTTAGTCTCGGCACAAAAAAATGAGGATGTATTTAAAAGTCTTAGACCGCAGTCTTGTCCTGGGGTGGCGGCGGCAGGATATGGCTTGAGAATTAACAACCCATTTGAAGAGAAATTCAGGGCTAATTGGCATCAGGAATACCCTGCTCAACTTAGAAGTCTTGATGGATTAGTATTTTGGTCGCCTTTAGTTAGCGTAACAAAAGAGTTAGGCCCTGTCACGATTTGCCCAGAATCACATAAAGAGGGACCAATAGCTGTTTATACAAATGACCCTAAACACAAAGAAAGAACGGGTGCTTATTCTTTAGTGCTCGAAAATGAGTCTGCTTTAATTGATAAGTATAATCAAATCGCACCATTATCAAAACCAACCGACTTAATAGTCATAGACTTTCTGTTGCTCCATGCGTCTGGATTTAATAAAAGCGATAGAGCTCTATGGTCAATGCAATTTCGGTATTTTAACTATTTAGAAAAAACGGGCCTTTCACACGGATGGAAGGGTGGGTTTGCTTCTGGTGTCGACTTTAGAGATATTCACCCAGAGCTATGCATCAACGAGGAAAGTAAATAA
- a CDS encoding DegT/DnrJ/EryC1/StrS aminotransferase family protein has protein sequence MKSKIHYTKPSITDLEVAYATDAAKNGWGEKCYEYIEKFETKFKAFTGAQYAIATSSCTGALHMGLAAIGVGLGDEVILADTNWIATAAPITYLGAKPIFVDILEDTWCIDPEKIEAAITPNTKAIIATHIYGNVCEMDKLMAIGQKHGIPIIEDAAEAIGSQWHGKHAGTIGQFGTFSFHGTKTLTTGEGGIFITNDAQLYEKVLTLSNHGRAKGQTKQFWPDEIGFKYKMSNIQAAIGFGQIERIEDLIRRKREVFQYYKTQLAAVTNIEMNPEKSNTINGYWMPTVVFDKSTGITREKLQAAFAEENIDARVFFYPLSSLDMFNNRLSNTIAWDIPNRAINLPSFVDITLEEQDQVVDVIKKFLQIG, from the coding sequence ATGAAATCAAAAATACATTATACAAAACCATCAATAACCGATTTAGAAGTTGCTTATGCAACTGATGCAGCAAAAAATGGTTGGGGTGAAAAGTGTTACGAATATATAGAAAAATTTGAAACTAAATTCAAAGCATTCACAGGTGCTCAGTATGCAATAGCGACATCTAGCTGTACAGGCGCTCTGCATATGGGTTTGGCAGCAATCGGCGTTGGTTTGGGAGATGAGGTTATACTTGCAGATACTAACTGGATTGCAACAGCAGCACCAATCACGTATTTAGGAGCCAAACCTATTTTTGTCGATATTCTAGAAGATACATGGTGTATTGACCCAGAAAAAATAGAAGCCGCAATTACACCTAACACAAAGGCAATTATAGCTACGCATATCTATGGCAACGTTTGTGAAATGGATAAGTTAATGGCGATTGGTCAAAAGCATGGCATACCAATTATAGAAGATGCAGCAGAAGCCATTGGCTCCCAATGGCATGGCAAGCATGCGGGAACTATTGGTCAGTTTGGCACATTTTCATTTCATGGGACAAAAACGCTAACGACAGGTGAAGGCGGGATATTCATTACAAATGATGCTCAATTGTACGAAAAAGTATTAACGCTTTCAAACCATGGAAGAGCAAAAGGACAAACAAAGCAGTTTTGGCCAGATGAAATTGGTTTTAAGTATAAAATGTCCAACATTCAGGCGGCAATTGGCTTTGGCCAGATTGAGCGAATTGAAGACTTAATAAGACGTAAGCGTGAAGTTTTTCAATACTATAAAACTCAATTAGCAGCAGTAACAAACATCGAAATGAACCCAGAAAAGTCTAATACGATTAATGGCTATTGGATGCCCACAGTCGTTTTTGATAAATCTACTGGCATCACACGAGAAAAGCTACAAGCGGCATTTGCTGAAGAAAATATTGATGCGCGTGTGTTTTTTTACCCTTTATCCAGTTTAGATATGTTCAATAATAGATTGTCAAACACTATTGCGTGGGACATCCCCAATAGAGCTATTAATTTACCCAGTTTTGTTGATATTACTCTTGAAGAGCAAGATCAAGTGGTAGATGTAATTAAAAAATTTTTACAAATAGGTTAA